One region of Bosea sp. 29B genomic DNA includes:
- the glcF gene encoding glycolate oxidase subunit GlcF produces the protein MQTNFTPELLASDPRLPASEKILRTCVHCGFCTATCPTYLLLGDELDSPRGRIYQIKDMLESGKPATPDVVKHVDRCLSCLSCMTTCPSGVHYMHLVDHARAHIEETYERPVADRTLRRILSAILPYPGRFRLAMLAARLGKPLAGALGALPVIGARLKAMLALAPWSLPDRSTMEGPASFPAEGERRRRVAILSGCAQPVLDPGINEATIRLLTRHGVDVVLPKGEGCCGALVHHMGREHDALAFARANIDAWMAEIEGEGLDAILVTASGCGTTIKDYGFMFRDDAAYAQKAATVAGLARDVTEFVETLEIAPVRSFDLTIAYHSACSMQHGQQLKEGPKRLLARAGFRVKEVPEGHICCGSAGVYNILQPEIAGQLRERKVGNIQRTKPDLVATGNIGCITQIAKGFADRGATTPILHTAELLDWATGGPLPEKLAKAGIGEVVAPELAAAE, from the coding sequence ATGCAGACCAACTTCACGCCCGAGCTCCTCGCCTCCGACCCGCGTCTTCCGGCCTCCGAGAAGATCCTGCGCACCTGCGTGCATTGCGGCTTCTGCACTGCGACCTGCCCGACCTATCTCCTGCTCGGCGACGAACTCGATTCACCGCGCGGGCGCATCTACCAGATCAAGGACATGCTGGAGAGCGGCAAGCCGGCGACGCCGGACGTGGTCAAGCATGTCGATCGCTGCCTGTCCTGCCTGTCCTGCATGACGACCTGTCCCTCGGGCGTGCACTACATGCACCTGGTCGACCATGCCCGCGCCCATATCGAGGAAACCTATGAGCGCCCCGTCGCCGATCGGACGCTGCGGCGTATCCTTTCGGCGATCCTGCCCTACCCCGGCCGCTTCCGCCTCGCCATGCTGGCGGCTCGGCTCGGCAAGCCATTGGCCGGAGCGCTCGGCGCTCTGCCCGTCATCGGCGCACGCCTGAAGGCGATGCTGGCGCTGGCGCCCTGGAGCCTGCCCGACCGCTCGACGATGGAGGGGCCGGCCTCGTTTCCGGCTGAAGGAGAGCGGCGCAGGCGCGTCGCCATCCTCTCCGGCTGCGCTCAACCGGTGCTCGATCCCGGCATCAACGAGGCGACGATCCGCCTGCTCACCCGCCACGGCGTCGACGTGGTGCTGCCCAAGGGCGAAGGCTGCTGCGGAGCGCTCGTCCACCATATGGGCCGCGAGCATGACGCGCTCGCCTTCGCCCGCGCCAATATCGACGCCTGGATGGCGGAGATCGAGGGCGAAGGGCTGGATGCGATCCTGGTCACGGCGTCGGGCTGCGGCACCACGATCAAGGATTACGGCTTCATGTTCCGCGACGACGCGGCCTATGCGCAGAAGGCGGCCACGGTTGCCGGCCTCGCCAGGGACGTGACCGAGTTCGTCGAGACGCTGGAGATCGCGCCAGTCCGCAGCTTCGACCTGACAATCGCCTACCACTCCGCCTGCTCGATGCAGCACGGCCAGCAGCTCAAGGAGGGGCCGAAGCGCCTGCTGGCGCGCGCAGGCTTCCGGGTAAAGGAGGTGCCGGAGGGCCATATCTGCTGCGGCTCGGCCGGTGTCTATAACATCCTCCAGCCGGAGATCGCCGGGCAATTGCGCGAGCGCAAGGTCGGCAACATCCAGCGCACCAAGCCGGACCTCGTCGCCACCGGCAATATCGGCTGCATCACCCAGATCGCGAAAGGCTTTGCCGACCGCGGCGCGACGACACCCATCCTGCACACCGCCGAGCTGCTCGATTGGGCGACCGGTGGGCCGCTGCCGGAAAAGCTGGCCAAGGCCGGGATCGGGGAGGTGGTGGCGCCTGAATTGGCCGCAGCGGAGTGA
- a CDS encoding SMP-30/gluconolactonase/LRE family protein yields MTFGFIEGFRVEVLDPRFHRIVPGSARMERLWTGARWSEGPAWFPAHQTLVWSDIPNNRMLRYDALTGEVGTFRQPARNSNGNTVDRQGRLVTCEHGGRQVTRTEHDGSITVLASHYQGKRLNSPNDVVVKSDGSIWFTDPDYGILTDYEGDKAQSEIGRCNVYRIDPQSGEIAVVADDFVKPNGLAFSPDESALYIADTGASHDPENGPRHIRKVAVTGEGKTLGASSVFATCTAGLFDGFRFDVAGRLWSSAADGLHVYDPDGTLIGKVLVPEVVANLCFGGPKRNRLFICGTTSLYSLMTHTNGMG; encoded by the coding sequence ATGACATTCGGCTTCATCGAGGGTTTTCGCGTCGAGGTGCTCGACCCGCGCTTCCACCGGATCGTGCCCGGTTCGGCCCGGATGGAGAGGCTATGGACCGGAGCGCGCTGGTCGGAAGGACCGGCCTGGTTCCCGGCGCACCAGACACTGGTCTGGTCCGATATCCCGAACAACCGCATGCTGCGCTACGACGCCCTCACCGGCGAGGTCGGCACCTTCCGCCAGCCGGCACGCAATTCGAACGGCAACACCGTCGACCGGCAGGGCCGGCTCGTGACCTGCGAGCATGGCGGGCGGCAGGTGACGCGCACCGAGCATGACGGCTCCATCACCGTGCTGGCGAGCCACTACCAGGGCAAGCGCCTGAACTCGCCCAACGACGTGGTGGTAAAATCGGACGGATCGATCTGGTTCACCGATCCCGATTACGGCATCCTCACCGACTATGAAGGCGACAAGGCGCAGAGCGAGATCGGCCGCTGCAATGTCTACCGCATCGACCCGCAGAGCGGCGAGATCGCCGTCGTCGCCGATGATTTCGTCAAGCCGAACGGGCTCGCCTTCTCGCCAGACGAGAGCGCGCTCTACATCGCCGACACCGGCGCGAGCCATGATCCGGAGAACGGGCCGCGCCATATCCGCAAGGTCGCGGTGACCGGCGAAGGCAAGACGCTCGGCGCCTCCTCGGTCTTCGCCACCTGCACGGCCGGACTGTTCGACGGCTTCCGCTTCGATGTCGCCGGCCGGCTCTGGAGCAGCGCCGCCGACGGCCTCCATGTCTACGACCCGGACGGCACGCTGATCGGCAAGGTGCTGGTGCCCGAAGTGGTCGCCAATCTCTGTTTCGGCGGGCCCAAGCGCAACCGGCTGTTCATCTGCGGCACGACCTCGCTCTACTCGCTGATGACGCACACCAACGGCATGGGGTGA